Proteins encoded in a region of the Globicephala melas chromosome 1, mGloMel1.2, whole genome shotgun sequence genome:
- the SEMA6C gene encoding semaphorin-6C isoform X1: protein MLNHLSLNSGVPLNADDCGFHDQARWMLELVRGGRNLGGLRWPVKSLEGRVQREGWEKWDISPLSWFRGLEDDAVVAELGLDFQRFLTLNRTLLVAARDHVFSFDLQAQEEGEGLVPNKYLTWRSQDMENCAVRGKLTDECYNYIRVLVPWDSQTLLACGTNSFSPVCRSYGITSLQQEGEELSGQARCPFDATQSNVAVFAEGSLYSATAADFQASDAVVYRSLGPQPPLRSAKYDSKWLREPHFVHALEHGDHVYFFFREVSVEDARLGRVQFSRVARVCKRDMGGSPRALDRHWTSFLKLRLNCSVPGDSTFYFDVLQALTGPVNLYGRSALFGVFTTQTNSIPGSAVCAFYLDDIERGFEGKFKEQRSLDGAWTPVSEDRVPSPRPGSCAGVGVAALFPSSRDLPDDVLTFIKAHPLLDPAVPPATHQPLLTFTSRALLTQVAVDGMAGPYSNTTVLFLGSNDGIVLKVLPPWGQSGGPEPILLEEIDAYSPSRCSGKRAAQTARRVTGLELDTEGHRLFVAFSGCIIYLPLSRCARHGACRRSCLASQDPYCGWDSSRGCVDIRGPGGIDVHPAGNQESMEHDDCQDGATGSQSGTGDSAYGVRRDLPPASVSRAVPIPLLLACVAAAFALGASVSGLLVSCACRRAHRRRSKDIETAGLPRPLSLRSLARLHGAGPEPQPTSKDGGGAQTTQLYTTFLPPPEGVPPPELACLPTPESTPELPVKHLRHAGGPWEWNQNGNNAKEGRGRARGGNTAGGPAPRVLVRPPPPGCPGQAVEVTTLEELLRYLHGPQPPRKEVEPPAAAPFTSRALPPEPAPAPTLFAGPCLLPRDCATPRRLDVPPEGKRPAPATRPALSAPAPRLGVGGSRRLPFSTHRAPPALLTRVPSGGPSRYSGGAGRHLLYLGRPEGHRGRALKRADVEKPQVPLKPPLVGPSSQSAVPSGNHFNF, encoded by the exons ATGTTAAATCATCTCTCTCTGAACTCTGGGGTCCCTTTGAACGCTGATGACTGTGGTTTCCATGATCAGGCCAGGTGGATGCTGGAGTTGGTCAGAGGAGGCAGAAACCTTGGAGGGCTGAGGTGGCCTGTGAAGAGCCTTGAGGGGAGGGTGCAAAGAGAGGGCTGGGAGAAATGGG ATATTTCCCCATTATCCTGGTTCCGGGGCCTGGAGGATGACGCTGTGGTTGCAGAACTTGGGCTGGACTTTCAGAGATTCCTGACCTTGAACCGGACCTTGCTAGTGGCTGCGCG GGATCACGTTTTCTCCTTCGATCTTCAAGCccaagaagaaggggaggggctAGTGCCCAACAAG TATCTAACATGGAGGAGTCAAGACATGGAGAACTGTGCCGTGCGGGGAAAGCTGACG GACGAGTGCTACAACTACATTCGTGTTCTCGTTCCCTGGGACTCCCAGACACTCCTTGCCTGTGGAACAAACTCATTCAGCCCCGTGTGCCGCAGTTATGGG ATAACTTCGCTGCAGCAGGAGGGTGAGGAGCTGAGCGGGCAGGCTCGATGCCCCTTTGATGCCACGCAGTCCAACGTGGCCGTCTTTGCAG AGGGCAGCCTGTATTCAGCCACAGCCGCGGATTTCCAGGCCAGTGACGCTGTGGTTTACAGAAGCCTTGGGCCTCAGCCCCCACTCCGCTCCGCCAAGTACGACTCCAAGTGGCTCCGAG AGCCACACTTTGTCCACGCTTTGGAGCATGGAGACCATGTCTACTTCTTCTTCCGAGAAGTCTCTGTGGAGGATGCCCGGCTGGGGAGG GTACAGTTCTCCCGTGTGGCCCGTGTGTGTAAGCGTGACATGGGTGGCTCACCTCGGGCCTTGGACCGCCACTGGACATCTTTCCTGAAGCTGCGGCTCAACTGCTCTGTCCCTGGGGACTCTACCTTCTATTTTGACGTCTTACAGGCCTTGACAGGGCCTGTGAACTTGTATGGACGCTCTGCTCTCTTTGGGGTCTTCACCACCCAGACCAATAG CATCCCCGGCTCTGCGGTCTGTGCCTTCTACCTGGATGATATTGAGCGTGGGTTTGAGGGAAAGTTCAAGGAGCAGAGGAGTCTGGATGGGGCCTGGACCCCTGTGTCTGAGGACAGGGTCCCCTCCCCCAG GCCAGGATCCTGTGCAGGAGTAGGTGTAGCTGCATTGTTCCCCTCTTCTCGAGACCTCCCTGATGATGTCCTGACCTTCATCAAGGCtcaccctctcctggaccctgccGTGCCACCTGCCACCCATCAACCTCTGCTTACCTTCACCAGCAG GGCCCTACTGACCCAGGTAGCTGTGGATGGCATGGCTGGTCCTTACAGTAATACCACAGTCCTGTTCCTTGGCTCCAACGATGGGATAGTGCTGAAGGTGCTGCCCCCATGGGGGCAATCTGGGGGCCCTGAGCCCATTCTGTTGGAAGAGATCGATGCCTACAGCCCCTCCCG GTGCAGTGGGAAGCGGGCAGCCCAAACAGCACGGCGGGTCACAGGGCTGGAGCTGGACACTGAAGGTCACAGGCTCTTTGTGGCTTTTTCTGGCTGTATCATCTACCTCCCTCTCAGTCGATGTGCCCGGCATGGGGCCTGTCGGAG GAGCTGTCTGGCTTCTCAGGACCCATACTGTGGATGGGACAGCTCCAGAGGCTGTGTGGATATCAGGGGACCTGGTGG GATTGATGTGCATCCAGCCGGGAACCAGGAATCCATGGAGCATGATGACTGCCAAG ATGGAGCTACTGGGAGTCAGTCTGGCACAGGGGATTCTGCTTATG GCGTGCGACGGGACCTCCCGCCAGCCTCAGTCTCCCGCGCCGTCCCCATCCCACTCCTCCTGGCCTGTGTGGCCGCAGCCTTCGCCCTGGGCGCCTCGGTCTCTGGCCTCCTGGTCTCCTGCGCTTGTCGCCGCGCCCACAGACGTCGGAGCAAGGATATCGAGACTGCGGGGCTCCCGCGCCCTCTCTCCCTTCGCAGCCTGGCCCGTCTGCACGGGGCGGGCCCAGAGCCGCAGCCAACGTCCAAGGACGGAGGGGGCGCACAGACAACCCAGCTCTACACCACCTTCCTGCCTCCTCCCGAGGGCGTACCCCCGCCGGAGCTGGCTTGCCTGCCCACCCCGGAGTCCACGCCAGAGCTGCCGGTCAAGCACCTCCGCCACGCCGGGGGTCCCTGGGAGTGGAACCAGAACGGAAACAACGCCAAGGAGGGCCGGGGCCGCGCCCGGGGCGGGAACACGGCGGGCGGCCCCGCGCCGCGCGTGCTGGTGAGGCCGCCGCCGCCCGGCTGTCCCGGGCAGGCCGTGGAAGTCACCACCCTGGAGGAACTGCTGCGCTACCTCCACGGCCCGCAGCCGCCCAGGAAGGAGGTCGAGCCCCCGGCCGCCGCCCCTTTCACCTCGCGGGCGCTGCCGCCCgagcccgcccccgcccccaccctctTTGCCGGCCCCTGCCTGCTCCCCCGGGACTGTGCCACGCCTCGGAGGCTGGACGTGCCCCCGGAGGGCAAGCGCCCGGCCCCCGCCACCCGGCCTGCTCTCTCCGCCCCAGCTCCCCGGCTCGGGGTGGGCGGCAGCCGGAGGTTGCCCTTCTCCACGCACCGTGCACCCCCCGCGCTGCTCACCCGAGTACCCTCGGGAGGCCCCTCCAGGTACTCCGGGGGTGCCGGGAGACACCTCCTGTACCTGGGCCGGCCTGAGGGGCACCGGGGCCGCGCCCTGAAGAGGGCGGACGTCGAGAAGCCCCAGGTGCCCCTGAAGCCTCCCCTCGTCGGACCTTCCTCGCAGTCGGCCGTCCCTAGTGGCAaccattttaacttttaa
- the SEMA6C gene encoding semaphorin-6C isoform X4, giving the protein MLNHLSLNSGVPLNADDCGFHDQARWMLELVRGGRNLGGLRWPVKSLEGRVQREGWEKWDISPLSWFRGLEDDAVVAELGLDFQRFLTLNRTLLVAARDHVFSFDLQAQEEGEGLVPNKYLTWRSQDMENCAVRGKLTDECYNYIRVLVPWDSQTLLACGTNSFSPVCRSYGITSLQQEGEELSGQARCPFDATQSNVAVFAEGSLYSATAADFQASDAVVYRSLGPQPPLRSAKYDSKWLREPHFVHALEHGDHVYFFFREVSVEDARLGRVQFSRVARVCKRDMGGSPRALDRHWTSFLKLRLNCSVPGDSTFYFDVLQALTGPVNLYGRSALFGVFTTQTNSIPGSAVCAFYLDDIERGFEGKFKEQRSLDGAWTPVSEDRVPSPRPGSCAGVGVAALFPSSRDLPDDVLTFIKAHPLLDPAVPPATHQPLLTFTSRCSGKRAAQTARRVTGLELDTEGHRLFVAFSGCIIYLPLSRCARHGACRRSCLASQDPYCGWDSSRGCVDIRGPGGIDVHPAGNQESMEHDDCQDGATGSQSGTGDSAYGVRRDLPPASVSRAVPIPLLLACVAAAFALGASVSGLLVSCACRRAHRRRSKDIETAGLPRPLSLRSLARLHGAGPEPQPTSKDGGGAQTTQLYTTFLPPPEGVPPPELACLPTPESTPELPVKHLRHAGGPWEWNQNGNNAKEGRGRARGGNTAGGPAPRVLVRPPPPGCPGQAVEVTTLEELLRYLHGPQPPRKEVEPPAAAPFTSRALPPEPAPAPTLFAGPCLLPRDCATPRRLDVPPEGKRPAPATRPALSAPAPRLGVGGSRRLPFSTHRAPPALLTRVPSGGPSRYSGGAGRHLLYLGRPEGHRGRALKRADVEKPQVPLKPPLVGPSSQSAVPSGNHFNF; this is encoded by the exons ATGTTAAATCATCTCTCTCTGAACTCTGGGGTCCCTTTGAACGCTGATGACTGTGGTTTCCATGATCAGGCCAGGTGGATGCTGGAGTTGGTCAGAGGAGGCAGAAACCTTGGAGGGCTGAGGTGGCCTGTGAAGAGCCTTGAGGGGAGGGTGCAAAGAGAGGGCTGGGAGAAATGGG ATATTTCCCCATTATCCTGGTTCCGGGGCCTGGAGGATGACGCTGTGGTTGCAGAACTTGGGCTGGACTTTCAGAGATTCCTGACCTTGAACCGGACCTTGCTAGTGGCTGCGCG GGATCACGTTTTCTCCTTCGATCTTCAAGCccaagaagaaggggaggggctAGTGCCCAACAAG TATCTAACATGGAGGAGTCAAGACATGGAGAACTGTGCCGTGCGGGGAAAGCTGACG GACGAGTGCTACAACTACATTCGTGTTCTCGTTCCCTGGGACTCCCAGACACTCCTTGCCTGTGGAACAAACTCATTCAGCCCCGTGTGCCGCAGTTATGGG ATAACTTCGCTGCAGCAGGAGGGTGAGGAGCTGAGCGGGCAGGCTCGATGCCCCTTTGATGCCACGCAGTCCAACGTGGCCGTCTTTGCAG AGGGCAGCCTGTATTCAGCCACAGCCGCGGATTTCCAGGCCAGTGACGCTGTGGTTTACAGAAGCCTTGGGCCTCAGCCCCCACTCCGCTCCGCCAAGTACGACTCCAAGTGGCTCCGAG AGCCACACTTTGTCCACGCTTTGGAGCATGGAGACCATGTCTACTTCTTCTTCCGAGAAGTCTCTGTGGAGGATGCCCGGCTGGGGAGG GTACAGTTCTCCCGTGTGGCCCGTGTGTGTAAGCGTGACATGGGTGGCTCACCTCGGGCCTTGGACCGCCACTGGACATCTTTCCTGAAGCTGCGGCTCAACTGCTCTGTCCCTGGGGACTCTACCTTCTATTTTGACGTCTTACAGGCCTTGACAGGGCCTGTGAACTTGTATGGACGCTCTGCTCTCTTTGGGGTCTTCACCACCCAGACCAATAG CATCCCCGGCTCTGCGGTCTGTGCCTTCTACCTGGATGATATTGAGCGTGGGTTTGAGGGAAAGTTCAAGGAGCAGAGGAGTCTGGATGGGGCCTGGACCCCTGTGTCTGAGGACAGGGTCCCCTCCCCCAG GCCAGGATCCTGTGCAGGAGTAGGTGTAGCTGCATTGTTCCCCTCTTCTCGAGACCTCCCTGATGATGTCCTGACCTTCATCAAGGCtcaccctctcctggaccctgccGTGCCACCTGCCACCCATCAACCTCTGCTTACCTTCACCAGCAG GTGCAGTGGGAAGCGGGCAGCCCAAACAGCACGGCGGGTCACAGGGCTGGAGCTGGACACTGAAGGTCACAGGCTCTTTGTGGCTTTTTCTGGCTGTATCATCTACCTCCCTCTCAGTCGATGTGCCCGGCATGGGGCCTGTCGGAG GAGCTGTCTGGCTTCTCAGGACCCATACTGTGGATGGGACAGCTCCAGAGGCTGTGTGGATATCAGGGGACCTGGTGG GATTGATGTGCATCCAGCCGGGAACCAGGAATCCATGGAGCATGATGACTGCCAAG ATGGAGCTACTGGGAGTCAGTCTGGCACAGGGGATTCTGCTTATG GCGTGCGACGGGACCTCCCGCCAGCCTCAGTCTCCCGCGCCGTCCCCATCCCACTCCTCCTGGCCTGTGTGGCCGCAGCCTTCGCCCTGGGCGCCTCGGTCTCTGGCCTCCTGGTCTCCTGCGCTTGTCGCCGCGCCCACAGACGTCGGAGCAAGGATATCGAGACTGCGGGGCTCCCGCGCCCTCTCTCCCTTCGCAGCCTGGCCCGTCTGCACGGGGCGGGCCCAGAGCCGCAGCCAACGTCCAAGGACGGAGGGGGCGCACAGACAACCCAGCTCTACACCACCTTCCTGCCTCCTCCCGAGGGCGTACCCCCGCCGGAGCTGGCTTGCCTGCCCACCCCGGAGTCCACGCCAGAGCTGCCGGTCAAGCACCTCCGCCACGCCGGGGGTCCCTGGGAGTGGAACCAGAACGGAAACAACGCCAAGGAGGGCCGGGGCCGCGCCCGGGGCGGGAACACGGCGGGCGGCCCCGCGCCGCGCGTGCTGGTGAGGCCGCCGCCGCCCGGCTGTCCCGGGCAGGCCGTGGAAGTCACCACCCTGGAGGAACTGCTGCGCTACCTCCACGGCCCGCAGCCGCCCAGGAAGGAGGTCGAGCCCCCGGCCGCCGCCCCTTTCACCTCGCGGGCGCTGCCGCCCgagcccgcccccgcccccaccctctTTGCCGGCCCCTGCCTGCTCCCCCGGGACTGTGCCACGCCTCGGAGGCTGGACGTGCCCCCGGAGGGCAAGCGCCCGGCCCCCGCCACCCGGCCTGCTCTCTCCGCCCCAGCTCCCCGGCTCGGGGTGGGCGGCAGCCGGAGGTTGCCCTTCTCCACGCACCGTGCACCCCCCGCGCTGCTCACCCGAGTACCCTCGGGAGGCCCCTCCAGGTACTCCGGGGGTGCCGGGAGACACCTCCTGTACCTGGGCCGGCCTGAGGGGCACCGGGGCCGCGCCCTGAAGAGGGCGGACGTCGAGAAGCCCCAGGTGCCCCTGAAGCCTCCCCTCGTCGGACCTTCCTCGCAGTCGGCCGTCCCTAGTGGCAaccattttaacttttaa
- the SEMA6C gene encoding semaphorin-6C isoform X2, whose protein sequence is MPRDPRFMPLLLLLLLLSLPHTQAAFPQDPLPLLTSDLQDISPLSWFRGLEDDAVVAELGLDFQRFLTLNRTLLVAARDHVFSFDLQAQEEGEGLVPNKYLTWRSQDMENCAVRGKLTDECYNYIRVLVPWDSQTLLACGTNSFSPVCRSYGITSLQQEGEELSGQARCPFDATQSNVAVFAEGSLYSATAADFQASDAVVYRSLGPQPPLRSAKYDSKWLREPHFVHALEHGDHVYFFFREVSVEDARLGRVQFSRVARVCKRDMGGSPRALDRHWTSFLKLRLNCSVPGDSTFYFDVLQALTGPVNLYGRSALFGVFTTQTNSIPGSAVCAFYLDDIERGFEGKFKEQRSLDGAWTPVSEDRVPSPRPGSCAGVGVAALFPSSRDLPDDVLTFIKAHPLLDPAVPPATHQPLLTFTSRALLTQVAVDGMAGPYSNTTVLFLGSNDGIVLKVLPPWGQSGGPEPILLEEIDAYSPSRCSGKRAAQTARRVTGLELDTEGHRLFVAFSGCIIYLPLSRCARHGACRRSCLASQDPYCGWDSSRGCVDIRGPGGIDVHPAGNQESMEHDDCQDGATGSQSGTGDSAYGVRRDLPPASVSRAVPIPLLLACVAAAFALGASVSGLLVSCACRRAHRRRSKDIETAGLPRPLSLRSLARLHGAGPEPQPTSKDGGGAQTTQLYTTFLPPPEGVPPPELACLPTPESTPELPVKHLRHAGGPWEWNQNGNNAKEGRGRARGGNTAGGPAPRVLVRPPPPGCPGQAVEVTTLEELLRYLHGPQPPRKEVEPPAAAPFTSRALPPEPAPAPTLFAGPCLLPRDCATPRRLDVPPEGKRPAPATRPALSAPAPRLGVGGSRRLPFSTHRAPPALLTRVPSGGPSRYSGGAGRHLLYLGRPEGHRGRALKRADVEKPQVPLKPPLVGPSSQSAVPSGNHFNF, encoded by the exons ATGCCCCGTGACCCCCGCTTCATGCCCTTGCTGCTACTGCTGTTGCTGCTCTCACTTCCCCACACCCAGGCTGCCTTTCCCCAGGACCCCCTCCCTCTGCTGACCTCTGACCTGCAAG ATATTTCCCCATTATCCTGGTTCCGGGGCCTGGAGGATGACGCTGTGGTTGCAGAACTTGGGCTGGACTTTCAGAGATTCCTGACCTTGAACCGGACCTTGCTAGTGGCTGCGCG GGATCACGTTTTCTCCTTCGATCTTCAAGCccaagaagaaggggaggggctAGTGCCCAACAAG TATCTAACATGGAGGAGTCAAGACATGGAGAACTGTGCCGTGCGGGGAAAGCTGACG GACGAGTGCTACAACTACATTCGTGTTCTCGTTCCCTGGGACTCCCAGACACTCCTTGCCTGTGGAACAAACTCATTCAGCCCCGTGTGCCGCAGTTATGGG ATAACTTCGCTGCAGCAGGAGGGTGAGGAGCTGAGCGGGCAGGCTCGATGCCCCTTTGATGCCACGCAGTCCAACGTGGCCGTCTTTGCAG AGGGCAGCCTGTATTCAGCCACAGCCGCGGATTTCCAGGCCAGTGACGCTGTGGTTTACAGAAGCCTTGGGCCTCAGCCCCCACTCCGCTCCGCCAAGTACGACTCCAAGTGGCTCCGAG AGCCACACTTTGTCCACGCTTTGGAGCATGGAGACCATGTCTACTTCTTCTTCCGAGAAGTCTCTGTGGAGGATGCCCGGCTGGGGAGG GTACAGTTCTCCCGTGTGGCCCGTGTGTGTAAGCGTGACATGGGTGGCTCACCTCGGGCCTTGGACCGCCACTGGACATCTTTCCTGAAGCTGCGGCTCAACTGCTCTGTCCCTGGGGACTCTACCTTCTATTTTGACGTCTTACAGGCCTTGACAGGGCCTGTGAACTTGTATGGACGCTCTGCTCTCTTTGGGGTCTTCACCACCCAGACCAATAG CATCCCCGGCTCTGCGGTCTGTGCCTTCTACCTGGATGATATTGAGCGTGGGTTTGAGGGAAAGTTCAAGGAGCAGAGGAGTCTGGATGGGGCCTGGACCCCTGTGTCTGAGGACAGGGTCCCCTCCCCCAG GCCAGGATCCTGTGCAGGAGTAGGTGTAGCTGCATTGTTCCCCTCTTCTCGAGACCTCCCTGATGATGTCCTGACCTTCATCAAGGCtcaccctctcctggaccctgccGTGCCACCTGCCACCCATCAACCTCTGCTTACCTTCACCAGCAG GGCCCTACTGACCCAGGTAGCTGTGGATGGCATGGCTGGTCCTTACAGTAATACCACAGTCCTGTTCCTTGGCTCCAACGATGGGATAGTGCTGAAGGTGCTGCCCCCATGGGGGCAATCTGGGGGCCCTGAGCCCATTCTGTTGGAAGAGATCGATGCCTACAGCCCCTCCCG GTGCAGTGGGAAGCGGGCAGCCCAAACAGCACGGCGGGTCACAGGGCTGGAGCTGGACACTGAAGGTCACAGGCTCTTTGTGGCTTTTTCTGGCTGTATCATCTACCTCCCTCTCAGTCGATGTGCCCGGCATGGGGCCTGTCGGAG GAGCTGTCTGGCTTCTCAGGACCCATACTGTGGATGGGACAGCTCCAGAGGCTGTGTGGATATCAGGGGACCTGGTGG GATTGATGTGCATCCAGCCGGGAACCAGGAATCCATGGAGCATGATGACTGCCAAG ATGGAGCTACTGGGAGTCAGTCTGGCACAGGGGATTCTGCTTATG GCGTGCGACGGGACCTCCCGCCAGCCTCAGTCTCCCGCGCCGTCCCCATCCCACTCCTCCTGGCCTGTGTGGCCGCAGCCTTCGCCCTGGGCGCCTCGGTCTCTGGCCTCCTGGTCTCCTGCGCTTGTCGCCGCGCCCACAGACGTCGGAGCAAGGATATCGAGACTGCGGGGCTCCCGCGCCCTCTCTCCCTTCGCAGCCTGGCCCGTCTGCACGGGGCGGGCCCAGAGCCGCAGCCAACGTCCAAGGACGGAGGGGGCGCACAGACAACCCAGCTCTACACCACCTTCCTGCCTCCTCCCGAGGGCGTACCCCCGCCGGAGCTGGCTTGCCTGCCCACCCCGGAGTCCACGCCAGAGCTGCCGGTCAAGCACCTCCGCCACGCCGGGGGTCCCTGGGAGTGGAACCAGAACGGAAACAACGCCAAGGAGGGCCGGGGCCGCGCCCGGGGCGGGAACACGGCGGGCGGCCCCGCGCCGCGCGTGCTGGTGAGGCCGCCGCCGCCCGGCTGTCCCGGGCAGGCCGTGGAAGTCACCACCCTGGAGGAACTGCTGCGCTACCTCCACGGCCCGCAGCCGCCCAGGAAGGAGGTCGAGCCCCCGGCCGCCGCCCCTTTCACCTCGCGGGCGCTGCCGCCCgagcccgcccccgcccccaccctctTTGCCGGCCCCTGCCTGCTCCCCCGGGACTGTGCCACGCCTCGGAGGCTGGACGTGCCCCCGGAGGGCAAGCGCCCGGCCCCCGCCACCCGGCCTGCTCTCTCCGCCCCAGCTCCCCGGCTCGGGGTGGGCGGCAGCCGGAGGTTGCCCTTCTCCACGCACCGTGCACCCCCCGCGCTGCTCACCCGAGTACCCTCGGGAGGCCCCTCCAGGTACTCCGGGGGTGCCGGGAGACACCTCCTGTACCTGGGCCGGCCTGAGGGGCACCGGGGCCGCGCCCTGAAGAGGGCGGACGTCGAGAAGCCCCAGGTGCCCCTGAAGCCTCCCCTCGTCGGACCTTCCTCGCAGTCGGCCGTCCCTAGTGGCAaccattttaacttttaa